The sequence TTCCAATTACAGGTTCATTTTCAAATGTGAATATTGGAATTGAATTTGGAAAAAGAGGTACAACTTCTGCAGGTTTGATTCAAGAGAATTATTTGAACTTTAGTGCAAGTTTCTCTTTCAACGACAAATGGTTTAGACAGCGCAAAATTGAGTAATACCTTAGTTATATTTTTATAAGCTCACTACAATTTACTACTTTTGGCAAATGAATTTACCAAAAAGATATACTATAGCCGTTGTCACAGTTTTTGCTGTGACACTGTTTTTTGGATGCGAAAGTAATTTTAAGGAAGTGCAAAGAAGTAACTTTGCAGAATTTGTTCCAGGAAGCGATGCTGACACGGTAAATATAAAATATACTGATTCTGGACGTATAACAGGTGTTTTGATTAGTCCGAAAATGCTGGATTATTCGAATCTTGAATTTCCTTTTACAGATTTCCCAAAAGGAATTGATGTTACTTTATATGACAAAAAGCAAAAACGTACCTTTATTAAATCGAATTACGCAATTTCATATAAGGAAACCGGAATTATTGATTTGCAAGGAAATGTAAAAATTACGTCAGAAACTGGACAAATGTTAGAGACTGAACAGCTGTATTTCGATCAGAAAAACGAATGGTTTTATACAGAACGAAAATTTAAGCTTACAGATGCTAAAGGAGTATCAACAGGTCAGGGAATAGATTTTAGTAAAGATTTTAAAATGATCAATTCACAGCGTATAAGTGGTGAAATTGAATCAAACGAATAAAAATTATGGGTTATTTAAAATACACACAATACGTTTATATTGCATTTGCAGTTTACTTTATATATGACGGAGTTACAAAATTGAATGAGGGCAATGAGTCTTACGCTCTAAGTTTTGTAATTGCTGGAATGGCTGTATTTATGTTTTTCTTCAGAAGAAAATTTGTCAAGAAATTTGACGATCGTAACAAAAAACAATAAAAATGGAGATTAGTATTATAATATTGTGTTTAATACTATCTGCTTTTTTTTCAGGAATGGAAATCGCGTTTATTTCCTCCAATAAAATTTATCTTGAAATTGAGAAAAAACAAGATAATTTTTTATCAAAAATCCTAACAAGGCTTACTCAAAATCCATCAAAATTTATTGCCGCAATGCTTATTGGCAATAATGTAGCATTAGTTATTTATGGCTTTTACATGGGGGATTTAATTCTTGAATGTATGGTGAGTTTGGGATTTCAATTTTCTGATTTGACAAGTTTGTTGATTCAAACTGCACTTTCGACTTTCATTGTTTTGATAACGGCAGAATTTCTTCCGAAAGTGTTCTTTCAAATTTATGCCAATTCATTAGTCAAGTTTTTTGCTCTTCCAGCGTATCTTTTTTACAAGCTGTTTTATTATATCTCAACTTTTTTCATTTGGATTTCCGATTTTGTCCTAAAGAAATTTTTTAAGACCGAAGGCGATCAGGTGCAATTGTACTTTAGTAAAGTCGAATTGGGTAACTATATAACAGAGCAAATGAATGCAGTCGAAGATGATGAAGAAGTAGATTCCGAAATTCAGATTTTTCAAAATGCCTTAGAATTTTCTGGCGTAAAAGCGCGCGATATCATGACGCCTCGCACAGAAATTGTCGATATTGATTTGTTTGACAGCGTTTCAGATCTAAAAGCGCTTTTTATAGAAACAGGCTATTCAAAAATAATAGTCAGTCAAAATACACTTGACGATATTGTAGGTTATGTGCATTCTTTCGATTTGTTCAAAAAACCTTCCACAATCAAATCAGTCTTAATGACAGTTGAATTTGTTCCGGAAACTATTTTGATAAAAGACGCTTTGAATCTTCTGATAAAAAAAAGAAAAAATGTTGCCGTTGTTCTTGATGAATATGGAGGAACATCTGGAATTATTACAATCGAAGATATTGTCGAAGAGCTTTTTGGCGAAATTGAAGATGAGCACGATCTTGATGAAGAGCTGATTGAACAGGAATTAGGAGACGGAAAATATTTGTTTTCTGCACGATTGGACGTTGAATACTTAAATGAAACCTATAAGTTAGAAATTCCAGAAGAAGATTCATATGGAACTCTCGGAGGTTTTATAGTCAACTCTACTAAGAAAATTCCACAAAAAGGAGACGAAATTGTAATCGATAACTATCATTTTGTGATTGAAGAGGCGACAAATAAGAAAATTGAATTGGTGAAAATGTCCCTAAAAGACTGATTTTTTTCAATAATTAAAAAAATTGTGCAAAATAAAACGCTAGTTGTATTGTTATTAACTAGATAATTGTATTTTCGCAAACTGAATATAAAATTAACGATAATTAAAAATGGCAGTTTTAGCAAAAATTAGACAGCGTTCCGCTTTATTGATAGGAGTTATTGCACTTGCATTATTTGCATTTATAATACAAGATCTAATCGGTAAAGGAACATTTAGTCAAAGTTCAAAAGATGTGGGAAGCATCGACGGAAAAGATATTTCATTTGAAGACTTTAGAGTTAAAGTTAGCAATGTTGAAAAAAGTGGTCAAGGAATTACTTCCACTGAAGCTGCAAACAGAGTTTGGGATCAAGAGGTTTCAATCGCATTATTATCTGCTCAATTTGAAAAATTAGGATTAAGAGTAGGTGAAAAACATTTGATTGAAGTTTTAAAAGCTGATCCAAATATTGGTAAAAACCCAATGTTTTTGAACGCAGCAGGAATTTTTGATGTAGTAAAATTCAAAGAATACTTCAAAACTAATCCTGAAGCAGCACAATATATTTCTCAAAAAGAGAAAGAAGCTGAGTTGAATGCAAAATTCCAAATCTACAATACATTAATCAAATCTGGACTTTACACAACTGCTAGTGAAGGAAAGTTGAAATATGAAATGGAAGCAAACAAAGTAAACTTTAGTTATGCTGCGGCTTTATATTCTTCTATTAAAGATAGCGAAGTGAAAATCTCTGATGATGAGATCGTAGAATATATGAAGAAAAACGAGAAAAAATTCAAAGCTGATGAAACTCGTGAAATTCAATATGTTTTAGTTGAAGACAAAGCTTCAAAAGAAGACGAGGCTGAAATTAAAGCTAAAATCACAAAATTGTTAAGCGGAAGTGTTGTTTACAATGGTAAAACTGGTAAAAACGATACTTTGCCAGGATTTAAAAATGCTACAAACATTGCTGAGTTTGTAAACTCAAATTCTGATGTTCCTTACGATTCTACTTATGTTCCTAAAAATGCTTTGCCAGCTGTTGATGCTGACAAATTATTCAGCTTGCCAGCTGGAGCAATCTACGGACCATACGTTTATGGAAGATATTATGCTATCTCTAAATCTTTAGGATTTAAAGCTGGTGTTAACGCAAAAGCTAGCCATATCTTGATTGGTTACGAAGGATCTCAAACACCTAACCAAAAAGAAAAAAGAACTAAAGAAGAAGCAAAAGCTAAAGCTGAAGAAATTTTAGCTCAAGTTCAAGCTAATCCAGATAGTTTCATGATGCTTGCTTTTACAAGCTCTGATGATTCATCTGCGCAACAAGGTGGTGATTTAGGATATTTTGGTCAAGGCCAAATGGTAAAACCATTCAATGATTTTGTATTCAGCAACGGAATTGGTAAAGTTGGATTAGTTGAAACTCCTTTCGGTTTCCATATTATTAAAATTACAGACAAACAAGACGGTATTCGTTTAGCTACAATCGCTCAAAAAATTGAGCCTTCTGAAGCTACTTCTGATAAAGTATTTACATTGGCAACTAAATTTGAAATGGAGGCTGCTGATAAAGATTTTGCTGCTACAGCAAAAGAATTAGGCTTAAAAGTTGCTGCTCCAGTAACTGCTAAAGCTATGGATGAAGCGTTTGGACCTCTAGGAAACCAACGTAACATCATCAGATGGGCATTTGATAAAGAAACTAGTATTGGTGATGTTAAGCGTTTTGAATTAGCTAACATTGGGCACGTAATTGCTCAATACAAAAGCGAAAACAAATCAGGTTTAGTATCTGTAACTATGGCTAGACCTTATGTTGAGTCTATCTTGAAAAATAAGAAAAAAGCAGAAATCTTAAAAGCTAAATTAACAGGTTCAACAATCGAAGCTGTAGCTAAGAGCGCTGGTGTAGCAGTTCAACAAGCGACTAACGTTACTATGGAAAACCCTGTTTTACCTGGTGGAGTTGGACAAGAGCCTAAAGTTGTTGGAAATGCATTTGCATTAGCAGCAAACAAAATTTCTGCGCCAATTGAAGGAAACACTGGAGTTTATGTAGTGAAAAACGTAAGCACAGTTAAAGCTCCTGCAATTGCAAACCATGCAGAATATGTAGCTAAATTAAAAGCTCAAAGTGCTTCTGATGCAGGTAGAGTTTTACCAGCTTTGAAAAGCAATGCTAAAATCGAAGATAACAGATTACAATTTAACTACTAGTTTTTAGAAGTTAAAATCAAATAGCGAAACCTGAAACTTAAATGTTTCGGGTTTTTTTATGCAAATAAAGGAGGCTGTAGATTGTTTTGTAAGTCAAACGACAATTTTTTTTGTAAGTTATATAGGAATAATAGAAATATAATTTAAAAAATTTGGGTTATTAGAATTATTGCATTTAATTTGTTAAAATTTTTATTTAAACAGAATAAATTTTATCCGTACGATATTTAAAAAAAGTGAGAAAAAATGAATAAGTACTTTAATAATCAAATAGTTGATGTTTTTTTCGTTTAACCCTTTTAGAAGAAAGCCGAGGGTATATTCTAAAATTGAGAATCATATATACGGAATCATTATCGAGCTTTTAAAAGTGAGCAGCACAGACATCAATGTTGATGAACTGGGGGGCAAGTACTACTTAAGCAACGAGGAGCAACATTTTAAAGTTACTATATTAAGCAACGATTATGTTATTAGATTAACGAACACACGTGATTCTGTTGCCGAAAAATATGATAAAGGATTCGTTGAAGATGTTTTAAAGGCTGTGAAAGAAGAAAAGCATCGTCGAATGGAGCTTGTTTATGATTCTATCAATAGTAGTATTGAAAAAATGGCGGAGCGCCTTCACAACACACTGATTCAATCTAATGAACTGGAGAATCAAAAGGTTCGTCATCTGCAATCTGAACCTAGTGAGGATAAAAAAGTAAATTCGTAAGATTTATAAAATCATTTCTTCATAAGTAAGAAGGGTTGGATATCCTTTTGAAATAAAATAATCTTTTGGATTTTCTTTAGAAATAACCATTACAAAGTCACCTCCCCAAGCACCAAGACTTTTAATTGTGCCATTAAAATCAGGAAAAGCCTTTTCTTTAATAGTGCTGATTTCAAGAATATTGCTCAAATGATTTTCATGTCTTTGAATTTCATGTGCGAATTCTTTTAAGGTTTTGGCATGAAGGATTGCTTGGGTGATTTTATTGTTTTCTGCAACGCTTTTGGCTAAATTTTGATCCTTATGTTTGTTGTAAGCATGAATCGCAGCTTTACTGTTTTGCTTTTTATTTAGATAGACAAAGTAGATGTCTTTTGTGAAATCAGGATTGAAAGTTACTGGTTCAACAGCATTGTTTTCAATTTTATATAAAATAGGTGTGTCGTTTTGTGCACAAGCAATGTCATAACCGCTTCCGCCAAAACTGTTTCGCAACAAAGTAAAAGCATTGATTTTTGTCCATTGCGCAATATTATTGATCAAAGTTGATGACGTTCCCAAGCCCCAATTTCTAGGAAAAGTAAGGTTTGTTGTGATTTTATATCCTTCTGAATTAGTAATGAATTCTGGATTCAATAAATAAGCCTTATGAAGAATATTGATCAATGTGGTTTTTACAGTTTCGATTTCTGAAGCTACATTGTTGATAATTTCGTCGAAAGTAATGGTGTTTTCAAACCAAAGCGTATTGTCAAAATCATAGCTTTTCCAATCGATGATTTTATCTTTTGCATTTTCAACAATCAAATTCTGTCCAAATTTAGTAGGCAAAGCAAAAGCATCTGCGCCGTCTAAAACTAAATATTCTCCAGAAATGAATAATTTTCCGTTACTGTAAAAGGTTGTTGACATACTTCAATTTTAAAATAAATTCCAATATTCCAAATTCCAATTATCGTTGGAATTTGGAATTTTATTTGGAAGCTATATTTTTGGAATTTTTAATTGTTTTATTTTCTTAAATTTTCGATAAACTCAACTACAGCGCTATGAGAAACGGCAGTTTTTTTGAAGTGAGCTTTGATTAATTGACGCTCTTCATGAGTTGCTTCAAACTGGTTGATGATATTGTTAAGGTGCATTTTCATGTGTCCTTCCTGAATTCCTGTTGTCGTTAAAGAACGCAATGCAGCAAAATTTTGTGCCAATCCGGCAACGGCAGTAATTTCCATTAACTCTGTTGCTGAAGGTTTTTCAAGAATTTCTAAACATAATTTTACCATCGGATGCAATGAAGTCAATCCGCCTACTGTTCCTAAAGCTAGAGGAATTTCCATCCAAAAAGAAAAAATTCCGTTTTCGATTTTTGCATGTGACAAACTTGAATATTGACCGTTTCTTGAGGCGTACGCGTGAACTCCGGCTTCAATCGCTCTAAAGTCGTTTCCAGTTGCTAAAACAACGGCATCAACACCATTCATAATTCCTTTGTTGTGCGTAACGGCTCTAAAAGGCTCTACTTCGGCAATTTGGACCGCTTGAACAAAACGCTCGGCAAATTCCTGCGGATTTGTAATATGTTTTTCTGATAAATCTTCAATCGGACATGAAACTTCGGCTCTTACAAGACAATGTGGCACATAATTCGATAAAATGCTCATAATTACTTGCAGATTGTCTTCTTCAGAAAACAAATCCGAATTTTGAAATTCCTCTTTTAATGTAGAAGCAAATTGTTCTAAGCATGAATTGATGAAGTTGGCTCCCATGCTGTCTTTGGTTTCAAAAGTAGCATGAAGCTGAAAGTAGTTTTCAAGTAAATTTCTTTTGTCTTTTAAATGTATGTCCAAAATTCCACCGCCACGCTGTTGCATGTTTTTGGTGATGTTTTGTGTTTCAGAGAAAAATTTAGGCTTTATTTCGTCAAAGAAAGTGTGAAGTTTTTCGGCATTTCCTTTGAAGGTAAAATGAACTTGACCAATTTTTTCAGTATTGATTATCGTGGTTTTGAAACCGCCACGTGTCGACCAAAATTTAGCGGCTTTTGAGGCTGCAGCAACAACTGAACTTTCTTCAATTGCCATTGGAATGGTTTTGTATTTCCCGTTTATCAGAAAATTAGGCGCAACTCCAAGCGGAATATATAAATTGGTGATTGTGTTTTCGATAAATTCATCATGAAGTTGTTGAAGCTTCTCGTCTGAATTCCAGTAATTTCTTATAATATTTAGCGCCTCTTCGGGTGTAGAAAAATATTCGTTGGCGATCCAATTAATTTTTTCTTTTTTGGATAATTTAGAAAATCCGGAAACAGCGTTGTTCATTCTCAATGTATTAAATAATATTGTGCGCACAAAGATACTATTTTAAGAGTTTTGATTGCAATCTATTTCATACATGAAAGTACGCAATCGTTATTTTTTTTAACATTTAACACTTAAAATGTGTATTATGTTTATTTTTTTTACTAAAATTGGGCTCTTTTTATATTTAAAATAATTATAATGAATACAAGTAAATTTACTGCAGTACTTTTATTTTTAACTGCGGTTGTTTTTGGACAGCAGAAAATAACTGTCGAAAACATTTTTGGAGGTACGTTTCGGGCTAAAGGAATGGACCAAATGCAATCCTTAAAAAATACCAATCAATATACTGTTTTAAATGTCGATCAGGCAAGCAGAAGTATGCAAGTTGATTTGTATGATTTTGCAACTTTAAAAAAAGTCTCAAATTTAATTGACACAAAAAACTTCAAAGAACTTGCTGACGGAATTGATGGCTACACTTTTGATGCTTCTGAAAAAAAGATGCTAATCGCTTGTAATTCAAACAAGATTTTCCGTCACTCTTTCACTGCCGATTATTTCATTTATGATATCGCTGGAAAAACTTTGACAAAATTGGTTGATTCTCAAATTCAAGAACCAACTTTCTCACCTGACGGAACAAAAATTGCTTACGCAAAACAAAACAACCTTTATATCTATGATGTCGCTTCAAAAAAAGCGACTGCAGTTACAACTGATGGTAAAAAGAATGCTGTTATAAATGGTATTACGGACTGGGTTTACGAAGAAGAATTTGCTTTTGTACGAGCATTTGACTGGAGCAAAGACAGCAAAAAAATAGCTTATATTCGTTTTGACGAAAGCCAAGTTCCAGAGTTTTCAATGTCAATGTTCCATAAAGATTTGTACCCAACAATTGAAACGTTCAAATATCCTAAGGCAGGAGAGAAAAATTCTGACGTTTCATTACACATTTTTGATGTAGCTGGATCGACTTCTAAAAAAGTTGACTTAGGAAATTACAATGATTTCTATATTGCAAGAATGCAATGGACAAATGACAATAATGTATTATCAGCTCAGGTTTTAAACCGCCACCAAGATAATTTAGATTTATTGTTTGTTGATGGAACTACAGCTGCTGCAAAAGTAGTTTTGAATGAAAAAGACAAAGCTTATGTTGATGTGACAGATAATTTGACTTTCTTGAAAGACAACAGCTTTATCTGGACAAGCGAAAAAGACGGATTTAATCATATTTATGTTTATGATAAAACCGGAAAGCTTAAAAATCAAGTTACTAAAGGAAACTGGGAAGTGGTTTCATACTACGGTTTCGACGAAAAAACAAAAACTATTTTCTATCAATCTACAGAAAATGGTTCTATCAACAGAGATATTTACAGAGTTGGTTTAGATGGAAAGAATAAAACTCGTTTAACTACAAAAGTTGGAACAAGTGCGGCGACTTTCAGTCCTAACTTCCAATATTTTATTACTACTTTCTCAAGTAATTTAGTGCCTACGACTTATACTCTAAATGAGTCAAAAACAGGAAAAGAAATTCAAGTTATAGAAAACAACCAAGCGCTTGTTGATAAGCTTAAAAGTTATAACTTGCCTGCAAAAGAATTCTTCGTTCTAAAAACGGCTAAAGGAAACGAATTAAACGCATGGATTTTAAAACCAAAAGATTTTGATCCTTCTAAAAAATATCCAGTTTTCATGTACCAATATTCTGGTCCTGGATCACAGCAGGTAAATAATGACTGGAATAATTCTGATGATTATTGGTTCTTATCGCTTACACAGCAAGGTTATATTGTAGCTTGTGTTGACGGAAGAGGAACTGGCTACAAAGGAGCTGATTTCAAAAAAGTGACTCAAAAAGAATTAGGAAAATACGAAGTCGAAGATCAAATCGATGCGGCTAAAGTAATTGGTTCTTATCCTTATGTTGATGCTTCTAGAATTGGAATTTTCGGATGGAGTTATGGTGGATTTATGGCTTCGAACTGTATTTTCCAGGGAAATGATGTTTTCAAACTGGCAATCGCTGTTGCTCCTGTAACAAACTGGAGATTTTATGACAGTGTTTACACAGAAAGATACATGCAGACGCCACAGGAAAATGCAAGCGGATACGATCAAAACTCACCAATTAATCATGTTGATAAATTAAAAGGTAAATTTTTATTGATTCACGGTTCAGGCGATGACAATGTTCATGTTCAGAACTCGATGCAAATGATGGAAGCTTTAATTCAAGCAAACAAACAATTTGATTCTCAAATTTATCCAGATAAAAATCACGGTATTTATGGTGGAAAAACAAGAGTGCAGCTGTACACTAAAATGACTAACTTTATCAAAGAAAATTTATAATTCACAAATATTAACCTTAAATAATAATGACTAATATGGGAGAAACTCAAGTAAAAACTGCGCATCCAAAAGGGCTTTGGGTATTGTTTGGAACGGAGATGTGGGAGCGATTCAATTTTTATGGAATGCGAGCTTTATTGACTTTATTTCTTGTAAACTCATTATTAATGAAAGAAGAAGAAGCTTCATTGATTTATGGAGGTTTCCTTGGACTTTGTTATTTGACTCCAATGCTTGGAGGGTTTATTGCTGACCGTTTTTTAGGAAACAGAAATTGTATTCTTTTAGGCGGATTGTTGATGGCAACAGGACAAATGTTGTTGTTTACCAGCGGAAGCGTTTTTGAATCTAATTTAGGTTTAGCAAAAACGATTATGTATTGCGGACTAGGAGTTATTGTTTTTGGTAACGGATTCTTCAAGCCAAATATTTCTTCGATGGTGGGAAGTTTGTATCCAAAACAGGAAAAAACAAAATTAGATACTGCATTTACGATTTTTTACATGGGTATCAATATTGGTGCTTTTTTAGGGCAGTCAATTTGTCCATTATTGGGAGATGTAAAAGATGCAGGAGGAATTAGAGATATTCATGCTTTTAGATGGGGTTTTATGGCGGCATCTGCAGCAATGCTTATCGGAACAATTCTTTTTTACTTCTTGAAAAATAAATATGTAGTTTCTCCAGAAGGAAGACCGTTAGGTGGATTGCCATCTAAAAATGTGGCGGCAGATTTTGAAGAAGGAGAAGCGCAACAAGCAAATTTCTCTTCGAAATCTTTGGTTTTTGCAGGAATTGCATTCGTTGCTTTAGGATTCTTTTTTCACTACGTAGTAGGTCAGAATTTAATTTATACTTTGATTTATTCAAGTGGTTTGGCGTTGGCTGGATTGATTATTTCAGATAAGTCTTTAACTAAAGTAGAGCGTGATAGAATCTTTGTAATTTACATTGTTTCGTTCTTTATTATCTTTTTCTGGGCGGCTTTTGAGCAAGCAGGTTCTTCGTTGACTTTTATTGCAGATAATCAAACAGATCGTCATTTCTTTGGTTGGCAAATGCCGCCTTCAATGGTTCAGATCTTCAACGGACTTTTTGTTGTAGTAATGGCTGTACCATTCAGTATCCTTTGGGATTTCTTAAGAGCTAGAGACAAAGAGCCTATTTCGCCAGTGAAATTAGCGGCAGGATTGGTTATTATTTCGATAAGTTTCTTTATGATTGCTACTCAAGTTTCATATATTGGAACTACAGGGTTGCTATTAGTTAAATGGTTGATCTTGTTATATTTCTTAAATACTTGTGCAGAGTTATGTTTGTCGCCAATTGGATTGTCATTGGTAGGTAAATTATCTCCAAAACGTTTTGCGTCTTTATTATACGGAGTATTTTTCTTGTCTAATGCTTCAGGATATGCATTAGGAGGAACTCTTGGTTCAATTTTGCCTGCAACAGGTGATAAATTTGCAAAAGCTAAAGAACTAGGAATTGACCTTCATGCTGTTTTAAATAAAACAATTACACCAACTGCTGAGCAATTAGCTTTGTTGGACAAACACCAAATTAGTGCTGAAAACCCAATTTTTGCAGGATTTGAAATTCATAACTTATATGAATTCTTTATGGTGTTTGTAGTTTTGACAGGTATTGCGGCAATTTTATTATTTGCTTTGACTCCACTTTTAAAGAAAATGATGCACGGGGTTAGATAATTAGAATGGAGAAGAATATTACATTAGAAGAAATTCAAAATTTTAAAGGCAGGTACCCTAAGCAATTATGGTACTTGTTTTTGGTTGAAATGTGGGAACGTTTTTGTTTCTACGGAATGAGAGGGGTTCTAGCATTTTTTATGGTTGACCAATTAGGTTTGCTTGAAGGAAAAGCAAATCTTCAATACGGTGCCATTCAGGCGTTTGTTTATGCATTTACTTTTATTGGTGGAATTTTTGCCGATAAAATTTTAGGATTCAAAAAATCACTTCTTTTTGGAGGAATTATAATGATTTTGGGGAATTTGCTTATTGCGGCTTCTCCACATGATTTCTTTTATTATGGTATAACGCTTTCTATTATTGGAACTGGTTTCTTTAAGCCAAATGTTTCGTCAATGGTTGGCGAGCTGTACCATGAGGAAGATGGAAGAAGAGATGCCGGTTACGGATTATTCTACGCCGGAATCAATATTGGTGGAATGTTGGGAGGTGCTATTCCTATTTATTTAGGAAAAAACTATTCTTGGAGCCTTTGTTTCTTGTCTTCGGCAGTTGTGATGATCATTGGAGTTGTGACGTTTTTATTGACTAAAAAATATTTAGCGCCAATTGGTAATTCTCCTTTAGCAAACGTTGTGCCTTCAAAAAGAAAAACATACGAAATTGCGGTTTATCTAGGATCATTGTTGGCCATTCCTTTAATATATATTATGGTCATCAACTCTGATTTTACAGATTATTTTATGTACACAATTGGAGTTATTGCGGTGGGATATTTTATATTTGAGTTGGTAATGATTAAAGACAGAGATCAGCAACGTAAATTATTGGCAGCATTTATCTTTATTTTTGGATATTTTATGTTTATGGCAATTTCTGAGCAGTCTGGAGGGTCATTGTCATTATTTGCAAAAGATAATTTAACGAACAGTTTGTTGTTTTTTCATATCGACCCAAATGTTGTAAATAATAGTATAAACTCTTTGTATGTAATTATCTTTAGTCCGCTTGTTGGTTTTCTTTGGATATTTATGGGGAAGAAAAAAATTGAGCCAAATACTGTAATCAAATTTGGATTCTCATTTGTTTTATTGGCAATTGGATTTTTTATTTTCTATAGTGCGAGATTTTTTGTTAATCCTGAAGGATTAAGTTCATTGAATGTTTTTGCATTAGGATATTTAGTTTATACGCTTGGGGAATTATGTATCGGGCCAATTGGAATGTCGGTAATCACAAAACTTGCTCCAAAACGTTTATTCGGAATGATGATGGGACTTTGGTTTTTGTCAAGTGCTTTCGGGCAATTAGCGGCAGGAAAACTTGGTTCAGAAATGTCAGATGCAAATACAGGAACGACTTTAATGTCTAAGCTTGTTGCCTATACAGATGGATACTATCAATTAGCACTATATTCTTTAATTGCAGGTATTGTTTTGATTGTGTCAACTTCTTTGATTAAAAAATTAATGCAAGAAGTAAAATAGATTTTATTTAGCGATTCTTTTTTTGCTTAAATTTGTATCAAAGAAAACTAAGATGA comes from Flavobacterium sp. KACC 22761 and encodes:
- the lptC gene encoding LPS export ABC transporter periplasmic protein LptC, which encodes MNLPKRYTIAVVTVFAVTLFFGCESNFKEVQRSNFAEFVPGSDADTVNIKYTDSGRITGVLISPKMLDYSNLEFPFTDFPKGIDVTLYDKKQKRTFIKSNYAISYKETGIIDLQGNVKITSETGQMLETEQLYFDQKNEWFYTERKFKLTDAKGVSTGQGIDFSKDFKMINSQRISGEIESNE
- a CDS encoding hemolysin family protein; amino-acid sequence: MEISIIILCLILSAFFSGMEIAFISSNKIYLEIEKKQDNFLSKILTRLTQNPSKFIAAMLIGNNVALVIYGFYMGDLILECMVSLGFQFSDLTSLLIQTALSTFIVLITAEFLPKVFFQIYANSLVKFFALPAYLFYKLFYYISTFFIWISDFVLKKFFKTEGDQVQLYFSKVELGNYITEQMNAVEDDEEVDSEIQIFQNALEFSGVKARDIMTPRTEIVDIDLFDSVSDLKALFIETGYSKIIVSQNTLDDIVGYVHSFDLFKKPSTIKSVLMTVEFVPETILIKDALNLLIKKRKNVAVVLDEYGGTSGIITIEDIVEELFGEIEDEHDLDEELIEQELGDGKYLFSARLDVEYLNETYKLEIPEEDSYGTLGGFIVNSTKKIPQKGDEIVIDNYHFVIEEATNKKIELVKMSLKD
- a CDS encoding peptidylprolyl isomerase is translated as MAVLAKIRQRSALLIGVIALALFAFIIQDLIGKGTFSQSSKDVGSIDGKDISFEDFRVKVSNVEKSGQGITSTEAANRVWDQEVSIALLSAQFEKLGLRVGEKHLIEVLKADPNIGKNPMFLNAAGIFDVVKFKEYFKTNPEAAQYISQKEKEAELNAKFQIYNTLIKSGLYTTASEGKLKYEMEANKVNFSYAAALYSSIKDSEVKISDDEIVEYMKKNEKKFKADETREIQYVLVEDKASKEDEAEIKAKITKLLSGSVVYNGKTGKNDTLPGFKNATNIAEFVNSNSDVPYDSTYVPKNALPAVDADKLFSLPAGAIYGPYVYGRYYAISKSLGFKAGVNAKASHILIGYEGSQTPNQKEKRTKEEAKAKAEEILAQVQANPDSFMMLAFTSSDDSSAQQGGDLGYFGQGQMVKPFNDFVFSNGIGKVGLVETPFGFHIIKITDKQDGIRLATIAQKIEPSEATSDKVFTLATKFEMEAADKDFAATAKELGLKVAAPVTAKAMDEAFGPLGNQRNIIRWAFDKETSIGDVKRFELANIGHVIAQYKSENKSGLVSVTMARPYVESILKNKKKAEILKAKLTGSTIEAVAKSAGVAVQQATNVTMENPVLPGGVGQEPKVVGNAFALAANKISAPIEGNTGVYVVKNVSTVKAPAIANHAEYVAKLKAQSASDAGRVLPALKSNAKIEDNRLQFNY
- a CDS encoding GYDIA family GHMP kinase encodes the protein MSTTFYSNGKLFISGEYLVLDGADAFALPTKFGQNLIVENAKDKIIDWKSYDFDNTLWFENTITFDEIINNVASEIETVKTTLINILHKAYLLNPEFITNSEGYKITTNLTFPRNWGLGTSSTLINNIAQWTKINAFTLLRNSFGGSGYDIACAQNDTPILYKIENNAVEPVTFNPDFTKDIYFVYLNKKQNSKAAIHAYNKHKDQNLAKSVAENNKITQAILHAKTLKEFAHEIQRHENHLSNILEISTIKEKAFPDFNGTIKSLGAWGGDFVMVISKENPKDYFISKGYPTLLTYEEMIL
- a CDS encoding hydroxymethylglutaryl-CoA reductase, degradative, whose amino-acid sequence is MNNAVSGFSKLSKKEKINWIANEYFSTPEEALNIIRNYWNSDEKLQQLHDEFIENTITNLYIPLGVAPNFLINGKYKTIPMAIEESSVVAAASKAAKFWSTRGGFKTTIINTEKIGQVHFTFKGNAEKLHTFFDEIKPKFFSETQNITKNMQQRGGGILDIHLKDKRNLLENYFQLHATFETKDSMGANFINSCLEQFASTLKEEFQNSDLFSEEDNLQVIMSILSNYVPHCLVRAEVSCPIEDLSEKHITNPQEFAERFVQAVQIAEVEPFRAVTHNKGIMNGVDAVVLATGNDFRAIEAGVHAYASRNGQYSSLSHAKIENGIFSFWMEIPLALGTVGGLTSLHPMVKLCLEILEKPSATELMEITAVAGLAQNFAALRSLTTTGIQEGHMKMHLNNIINQFEATHEERQLIKAHFKKTAVSHSAVVEFIENLRK